A single window of Ovis canadensis isolate MfBH-ARS-UI-01 breed Bighorn chromosome 15, ARS-UI_OviCan_v2, whole genome shotgun sequence DNA harbors:
- the LOC138420117 gene encoding ubiquilin-1-like: MSRAREEAGDSQLVSGREPPSRIIRVAVKTPQDSQEFMLAENSSIRHFKKQISKRFHCDTDRLVLIFTGKILRDQDILSQRGVLDGTTVHLVVRSRGKGILPSPSTLPSPAGPCAHRPDPSTSESARMLARLGQLARTSPELADFFGQLAQLLMVVPEPTGPSLEDPVVQGLASEKPANASYVPESSRPVPKPEPALKALENLQNPARQQELLQVDKRGLEALKAVPGGDNAMRPVFSDIQHLMLSTLAPLVASKGHNPDSEPCRRGINPHSCTNITTTAPTVSTPARPLAQDVSAGVAAQARDVISNQANAVCRTGLSDLGQNLPSQESQQPIGKATPASQLRPSPSVLRRALHVLQQNPALLHQLATGSPLRHHMPLLPILTNPRALQALIQIEKGLQILSREVPGLEPCLWCPVRPHGARGVSETRGRGQGHRADPVQPTLAVLQLLHALANACPQSTQSSSSSCPLTEDRYQQELEHLKAMGFANRDANLQALMATGGDIHAAIERLLGIPEA, from the coding sequence ATGTCACGGGCTAGGGAAGAAGCAGGGGACAGTCAGCTGGTGTCTGGTCGGGAGCCACCATCACGCATCATCAGAGTGGCTGTCAAGACCCCACAAGACAGCCAGGAATTTATGCTGGCAGAAAATAGCAGCATCCGCCACTTTAAGAAGCAGATCTCCAAACGTTTTCACTGTGATACTGACAGACTGGTGCTCATCTTCACTGGAAAGATCCTCCGGGATCAAGACATACTGAGCCAGCGAGGCGTCCTTGATGGCACCACGGTCCACCTGGTGGTGAGGAGCCGTGGGAAAGGCATTCTGCCCAGTCCCAGCACTCTGCCCAGCCCTGCTGGCCCCTGCGCCCATCGTCCAGATCCATCCACCTCAGAGAGTGCTAGGATGCTAgccaggctgggccagctggcCCGGACCTCTCCTGAATTAGCCGACTTCTTTGGCCAGCTGGCTCAACTCCTCATGGTTGTGCCTGAGCCCACGGGGCCATCATTAGAAGACCCTGTGGTTCAAGGTCTGGCAAGTGAGAAACCAGCCAATGCCAGCTATGTTCCTGAATCCTCAAGGCCAGTGCCGAAACCTGAGCCAGCTCTTAAGGCTCTGGAAAACTTGCAGAACCCGGCCCGGCAACAGGAACTCCTGCAGGTGGACAAGCGGGGGCTGGAAGCCTTGAAGGCAGTGCCAGGTGGTGACAATGCTATGCGTCCGGTCTTCTCTGATATCCAGCATCTCATGCTGTCCACTCTGGCCCCTCTGGTTGCCTCCAAAGGCCACAACCCAGATTCAGAGCCTTGCAGAAGGGGCATCAATCCTCACAGTTGTACTAACATCACCACCACGGCACCCACAGTCTCCACACCTGCCAGGCCATTGGCACAGGATGTCAGTGCAGGAGTAGCTGCTCAAGCCAGGGATGTAATTTCAAACCAGGCCAATGCAGTTTGTAGGACTGGACTATCAGACTTAGGCCAGAATCTTCCCTCCCAGGAGAGCCAGCAGCCCATTGGGAAAGCCACTCCAGCAAGTCAGCTGAGACCATCACCCTCTGTCTTGCGCAGAGCCTTACATGTCCTGCAGCAGAATCCAGCTCTGCTACACCAGCTGGCAACAGGCAGCCCCCTGCGACATCATATGCCACTCCTTCCCATACTCACCAACCCACGGGCACTGCAGGCATTGATCCAGATAGAAAAGGGCCTGCAGATACTGTCCAGGGAGGTACCTGGGTTGGAACCATGTTTATGGTGTCCAGTTAGACCACATGGGGCCAGAGGAGTTTCCGAAACTAGGGGCAGAGGACAGGGTCACAGAGCAGATCCTGTGCAGCCCACCTTGGCTGTTCTGCAGCTCCTCCACGCTCTGGCCAATGCCTGCCCTCAGTCTACCCAGTCCTCATCGTCCTCATGTCCCCTCACTGAAGACCGCTACCAGCAAGAGCTGGAGCATCTGAAGGCCATGGGCTTTGCTAATCGTGATGCCAATCTTCAGGCCCTCATGGCCACAGGAGGAGACATTCATGCTGCCATTGAGAGGCTTCTGGGAATACCGGAGGCCTAG
- the OR52D1 gene encoding olfactory receptor 52D1, translating into MPASNISDDRLPATLFLTGIPGLEWAHVWIAIPFCAMYLVALAGNATLILVIVTDSALHAPMYLFLCLLSLTDLALSSTTVPKMLAILWFQAGEISFDGCLAQMFCVHSIYALESSVLLAMAFDRYVAICNPLRYTTILNHTVIGRIGLAGILRSVAIVSPFILLLRRLPYCQHHVMAHTYCEHMGIARLACASITVNIVYGLTMALLAMGLDSILISVSYGFILHAVFHLPSRDAQYKALSTCGSHLGVILVFYIPAFFSFLTHRFGQHRVPRHVHIFLANLYVLVPPVLNPIIYGARTKEIRSRLPRLLHVGKFST; encoded by the coding sequence ATGCCAGCATCCAACATCAGCGATGACCGTCTCCCAGCCACTCTCTTCCTGACGGGGATCCCAGGGCTGGAGTGGGCTCACGTCTGGATTGCCATCCCCTTTTGTGCCATGTATCTGGTAGCACTGGCTGGGAATGCCACCCTCATCCTGGTCATAGTGACAGACAGTGCCCTTCATGCGCCCATGTACCTCTTCCTTTGCCTCCTCTCACTCACTGACCTGGCTCTCAGCTCCACAACTGTGCCCAAAATGCTGGCCATTTTGTGGTTCCAAGCAGGGGAGATTTCCTTTGATGGGTGTCTGGCCCAGATGTTTTGTGTCCATTCAATTTATGCTCTAGAGTCCTCGGTTCTTCTTGCCATGGCCTTTGATCGATATGTGGCTATCTGCAACCCACTGAGATACACAACCATCCTCAACCACACTGTCATAGGCAGAATCGGCCTTGCTGGGATACTTCGTAGCGTGGCCATTGTCTCCCCCTTCATCCTCCTGTTGAGGCGACTGCCCTACTGTCAGCACCACGTCATGGCACACACATACTGTGAGCACATGGGCATTGCTCGACTGGCCTGTGCCAGCATCACTGTCAACATAGTCTATGGGCTAACCATGGCCCTTCTGGCCATGGGTCTGGATTCCATCCTCATCTCTGTCTCCTATGGCTTCATCCTCCATGCTGTCTTTCATCTTCCATCCCGTGATGCCCAGTACAAGGCTCTGAGTACCTGTGGTTCCCACCTCGGGGTTATCCTGGTCTTCTACAtccctgccttcttctccttcctcaccCACCGTTTTGGCCAACACCGAGTCCCCAGGCACGTGCACATCTTTCTGGCTAATCTCTATGTGCTGGTGCCTCCTGTGCTCAACCCAATCATCTATGGGGCTAGGACCAAGGAGATTCGGAGTCGACTTCCAAGGCTGCTTCatgtggggaaattttcaacatGA